Proteins from one Erpetoichthys calabaricus chromosome 11, fErpCal1.3, whole genome shotgun sequence genomic window:
- the LOC114661403 gene encoding melanin-concentrating hormone receptor 1-like yields MDHGDANLSRLSPNVSETGADQHMAYSSVFMPTVFGIICLLGIIGNTIVIVTVFKKSKFRCRSSVPDIFIVNLSVVDLLFLLGMPFLIHQLLGNGVWHFGETMCTIITALDTNSQFTSTYILTAMTLDRYLATVYPLTSSRFRTPTVAVLIICVLWLVSFLSITPVWMYARLIPLPGGVLGCGIRLPNPATDIYWYTLYQFFLAFAIPFTVISVAYWRILLRMTSSEALTTQRSARIKTKKVTRIAITICLVFFFCWAPFYVLQLAQLAIDQPTLPFYYAYRVAISLGYANSCLNPFIYIVLCETFRRRFIVSVRPAEEAQSPARSRRNPSRGDGDHSSGQQILHLVSVTGR; encoded by the exons ATGGACCACGGAGACGCCAACCTGTCCCGCTTGTCCCCGAACGTGTCCGAGACAG GAGCAGATCAACACATGGCTTACAGCAGCGTCTTCATGCCAACGGTGTTTGGCATCATCTGTCTGCTGGGCATCATCGGGAACACAATCGTCATTGTCACCGTGTTTAAAAAGTCCAAGTTTCGCTGCAGAAGTAGTGTCCCGGACATCTTCATCGTCAACCTGTCGGTGGTGGACCTGCTCTTCCTATTGGGGATGCCCTTTCTCATCCATCAGCTGCTGGGCAATGGAGTGTGGCACTTCGGAGAGACGATGTGCACGATCATCACGGCACTGGACACCAACAGCCAGTTCACCAGTACCTACATCCTGACGGCCATGACGCTTGACAGGTACCTGGCCACCGTGTACCCGCTGACGTCCTCGCGCTTCAGGACCCCCACTGTGGCCGTGCTCATCATCTGCGTCCTATGGCTCGTGTCCTTCTTGAGCATTACCCCCGTATGGATGTATGCCAGGCTCATCCCCTTACCCGGGGGGGTACTGGGCTGCGGGATCCGACTGCCTAACCCGGCCACGGATATTTACTGGTACACTCTTTATCAGTTCTTCTTGGCCTTCGCTATTCCTTTCACTGTCATCTCAGTAGCTTACTGGAGGATTCTGCTCCGCATGACTTCTTCGGAGGCGCTCACCACGCAGAGAAGCGCCCGCATCAAGACCAAAAAAGTGACCCGCATCGCCATCACCATCTGcctggtgttcttcttctgctggGCTCCCTTCTATGTGCTACAGCTAGCTCAACTGGCCATCGACCAGCCAACCCTACCCTTCTATTATGCCTACAGGGTGGCCATCAGTCTGGGCTACGCCAACAGCTGCCTAAACCCCTTCATCTACATCGTCCTGTGCGAAACGTTCAGGAGGAGGTTCATCGTGTCCGTGAGACCCGCCGAGGAGGCGCAGAGTCCGGCACGGAGCCGAAGGAATCCCAGCAGAGGAGATGGAGATCATTCCTCCGGCCAGCAGATTCTCCACCTTGTCTCGGTGACCGGGAGGTGA